The following are encoded in a window of Cottoperca gobio chromosome 20, fCotGob3.1, whole genome shotgun sequence genomic DNA:
- the boc gene encoding brother of CDO isoform X1 produces MSGKRDWTPWMKKRRAPVLCALGAVLLCCLQGGASLSDEVPLFSEEPMSVVQKLGGSVNLRCSARPTSANISWRLNGLELLDGYLGVVLGPNSLFIPTLSNMTVGRYQCVASTGAGSLASVPANVTAAKLRDFEPDDQQEIEVDEGNTAVIECHLPESQPKAQVRYSVKQEWLETSKGNYLIMPSGNLQIANATHDDEGPYKCAAYNPITQEVKTSSSAGRLRIRRSTSEAARIIYPPASRSIMVTKGQRLVLECVASGIPTPQVIWAKDGQELHSHNNTRFLLSNLLIDAVGESDSGTYICRADNGIGSASSATVLYDVQVFEPPRVTVELQGQQEVVYGETVRITCQARGKPTPSVMWLHNARPLAPSPRHRLTSQFLRVSKVGPQDDGLYQCMAENGVGSSQASTRLITVSTGISSRGKLPAIYRPLSPDKVLREQPPVRSGAAGAMLPLDCSELPGQILPADAPIILSQPRTGKADYYELTWRPRHERGVPVLEYMVKYRKVGDPLADWTCSSISGALHKLTLAKLQPDSLYEVEMAAKNCAGLGQPAMMTFRTGKGRRGLGQIDPPKTPAVPSPSLSPPEAPDKPTVSTATETSAYVTWIPRGNRGFPIQSFRVEYKKVKKAGEDWVTAVENIPPSRLSVEITGLEKGTSYKFRVVAVNVIGSSPPSAPSKAYTVVGGRTHERPVDGPYITYNEAINETTIILKWTYTPVNNTPIYGFYIYYRPTDSDNDSDYKKDVVEGDRYWHSITDLQPETAYDIKMQSFNEKGESEFGNVVILETKDLYSSARPNYQRPSPSQPPDEPMGQPSGLVPRPGDLPYLIVGIALGSFVFIIVAFIPFCLWRAWAKQKQTSDLCFPAVAVPVSSCQYTMVPLQGLTLVGRCPLDSHMTVPHGIYPVNGECPPNGKPHYPTHCLAGLQQEEVDCDMECDTLLPLANGHLPVYHYSSGPDHHEQSCCPDDSTLQLLNSSQQHLGSQELGSDGIFYGEDKSEDDITYKPASFPLLSLEDEGIFTTPSSAATTPQSQDGTIQEVNILPNEASPEDEGTANTTDA; encoded by the exons ATGTCTGGAAAGAGAGACTGGACTCCGTGGATGAAAAAGAGAAGGGCTCCAGTGTTGTGCGCTCTGGGTGCAGTTCTGCTGTGCTGCCTGCAGGGCGGCGCCTCTCTCTCCG ATGAAGTGCCTTTGTTCAGTGAAGAGCCCATGTCCGTGGTGCAGAAGCTGGGAGGCAGCGTGAATCTGCGCTGCAGCGCCCGACCCACCTCCGCTAACATCAGCTGGCGACTCAACGGCCTGGAGCTGCTGGACGGATATTTGGGTGTAGTGCTGGGGCCCAACAGCCTGTTCATCCCCACACTCTCCAACATGACGGTGGGCAGATACCAGTGTGTGGCCAGCACCGGCGCAGGATCCCTGGCCAGTGTGCCTGCTAACGTCACTGCTGCCA agctGCGGGACTTCGAGCCCGATGACCAGCAGGAGATTGAGGTCGACGAAGGCAACACGGCTGTTATTGAATGTCACCTCCCTGAAAGCCAGCCCAAGGCGCAGGTCCGCTACAGTGTCAAGCAGGAGTGGCTGGAAACATCCAAAG ggAACTACCTCATCATGCCGTCAGGGAACCTGCAGATAGCCAACGCCACGCACGACGACGAGGGGCCGTACAAGTGTGCTGCCTACAACCCCATCACTCAGGAGGTCAAAACATCCTCCTCTGCTGGCCGCCTGCGTATACGCC GCTCCACCTCCGAAGCAGCTCGCATCATTTACCCACCGGCGTCTCGCTCCATCATGGTGACCAAAGGCCAGCGGCTGGTGTTGGAGTGCGTGGCCAGTGGCATCCCCACTCCGCAGGTCATATGGGCAAAAGATGGGCAGGAGCTGCATTCCCATAACAACACGCGCTTCCTGCTCAGCAACCTGCTGATCGACGCGGTGGGCGAGTCAGATTCGGGCACTTACATCTGCAGAGCGGACAACGGCATCGGCTCGGCTAGCTCTGCAACGGTGCTTTATGACGTACAAGTGTTCG AGCCTCCTCGGGTGACGGTGGAGCTGCAGGGACAGCAGGAGGTGGTGTACGGGGAGACTGTGCGCATCACCTGCCAGGCCCGCGGTAAACCCACTCCCTCAGTGATGTGGCTTCACAACGCCCGGCCCCTCGCACCGTCTCCTCGCCACCGCCTGACCTCCCAGTTCCTGCGTGTCTCCAAAGTGGGCCCTCAGGACGACGGACTGTACCAATGCATGGCTGAGAACGGGGTGGGCAGCTCACAGGCCTCCACTCGCCTCATCACAGTATCAACCG GGATTTCATCCAGGGGGAAGCTGCCTGCAATCTATCGGCCGCTCAGCCCAGACAAGGTGCTGAGGGAGCAGCCGCCTGTGAGGTCCGGGGCCGCGGGTGCCATGTTGCCTCTTGACTGCTCTGAGCTGCCGGGACAGATACTGCCTGCAGACGCCCCCATCATCCTCAGCCAGCCACGCACGGGCAAAGCTGACTACTATGAACTCACCTGGAGGCCGCGGCATGAGCGAGGAGTCCCTGTGCTGGAGTATATGGTCAAATACAGAAAG GTGGGAGACCCTCTTGCAGACTGGACCTGCAGCAGTATCTCAGGCGCCCTCCACAAGCTGACTCTGGCCAAGCTGCAGCCAGACAGCCTCTATGAGGTTGAGATGGCTGCCAAGAACTGTGCAGGTTTGGGACAACCTGCTATGATGACCTTCAGAACTGGCAAAG GTCGCAGAGGTCTTGGGCAAATCGACCCACCGAAAACTCCCGCTGTTCCTTCACCAAGCCTCTCCC CTCCCGAAGCCCCTGACAAGCCCACAGTCTCCACGGCAACGGAGACGTCTGCGTACGTGACTTGGATTCCTCGCGGTAACCGTGGTTTCCCCATCCAGTCGTTTCGGGTGGAGTACAAGAAGGTGAAGAAGGCAGGAGAGGATTGGGTGACGGCGGTGGAAAACATACCCCCCTCGCGGCTCTCTGTGGAGATCACAGGCCTGGAGAAAG GAACGTCCTACAAGTTTCGCGTTGTGGCGGTGAATGTAATCGGTTCCAGTCCTCCCAGTGCCCCTTCGAAGGCCTACACAGTGGTGGGCGGGAGGACCCATGAACGGCCTGTTGATGGACCCTACATCACCTACAATGAAGCCATCAACGAGACGACCATCATTCTCAAATGGACG TACACTCCCGTAAACAACACGCCCATCTACGGTTTCTACATCTACTACCGGCCGACAGACAGCGATAACGACAGCGACTATAAGAAGGACGTGGTGGAGGGAGACAGATACTGGCACTCCATCACTGACCTCCAGCCGGAGACCGCCTACGACATCAAGATGCAGAGCTTCAACgagaagggagagagtgagTTTGGCAACGTGGTGATCCTTGAAACGAAAG ATCTTTACTCCTCAGCTCGTCCTAATTACCAGCGACCTTCTCCATCGCAGCCCCCGGATGAGCCGATGGGACAGCCCAGCGGGCTCGTGCCTCGGCCCGGCGACCTCCCCTACCTCATCGTTGGTATTGCCCTGGGATCCTTTGTCTTCATCATTGTTGCCTTCATCCCCTTCTGCCTTTGGAGGGCTTGGGCCAAGCAGA AGCAAACGTCCGACTTGTGTTTTCCCGCCGTGGCCGTCCCTGTGTCGTCGTGCCAGTACACCATGGTTCCCCTCCAGGGTCTTACCCTGGTTGGCCGCTGCCCACTGGACAGCCACATGACGGTGCCACACGGCATCTACCCTGTGAATGGAGAATGCCCCCCGAACGGCAAACCTCACTACCCCACACACTGCCTGGCAGGGCTGCAGCAG gaGGAGGTGGACTGTGATATGGAGTGTGACACGTTGTTGCCACTGGCAAACGGACATCTGCCCGTTTACCACTACTCCAG TGGTCCAGATCATCATGAACAGAGTTGCTGTCCTGATGACTCCACTCTTCAGCTCCTCAACTCTTCCCAGCAGCACCTCGGTTCACAGGAGCTGGGAAGTGATGGCATCTTCTATGGTGAAGATAAATCTGAGGATGACATCACTTACA aGCCGGcgtcctttcctcttctctctctcgaaGACGAAGGGATTTTCACCACGCCGTCTTCAGCGGCCACAACACCACAATCCCAAGATGGAACAATACAGGAAGTGAACATCCTCCCAAATGAAGCGTCCCCTGAGGACGAGGGGACCGCCAACACAACGGACGCATAA
- the boc gene encoding brother of CDO isoform X4: MSGKRDWTPWMKKRRAPVLCALGAVLLCCLQGGASLSDEVPLFSEEPMSVVQKLGGSVNLRCSARPTSANISWRLNGLELLDGYLGVVLGPNSLFIPTLSNMTVGRYQCVASTGAGSLASVPANVTAAKLRDFEPDDQQEIEVDEGNTAVIECHLPESQPKAQVRYSVKQEWLETSKGNYLIMPSGNLQIANATHDDEGPYKCAAYNPITQEVKTSSSAGRLRIRRSTSEAARIIYPPASRSIMVTKGQRLVLECVASGIPTPQVIWAKDGQELHSHNNTRFLLSNLLIDAVGESDSGTYICRADNGIGSASSATVLYDVQVFEPPRVTVELQGQQEVVYGETVRITCQARGKPTPSVMWLHNARPLAPSPRHRLTSQFLRVSKVGPQDDGLYQCMAENGVGSSQASTRLITVSTGISSRGKLPAIYRPLSPDKVLREQPPVRSGAAGAMLPLDCSELPGQILPADAPIILSQPRTGKADYYELTWRPRHERGVPVLEYMVKYRKVGDPLADWTCSSISGALHKLTLAKLQPDSLYEVEMAAKNCAGLGQPAMMTFRTGKGRRGLGQIDPPKTPAVPSPSLSPPEAPDKPTVSTATETSAYVTWIPRGNRGFPIQSFRVEYKKVKKAGEDWVTAVENIPPSRLSVEITGLEKGTSYKFRVVAVNVIGSSPPSAPSKAYTVVGGRTHERPVDGPYITYNEAINETTIILKWTYTPVNNTPIYGFYIYYRPTDSDNDSDYKKDVVEGDRYWHSITDLQPETAYDIKMQSFNEKGESEFGNVVILETKARPNYQRPSPSQPPDEPMGQPSGLVPRPGDLPYLIVGIALGSFVFIIVAFIPFCLWRAWAKQKQTSDLCFPAVAVPVSSCQYTMVPLQGLTLVGRCPLDSHMTVPHGIYPVNGECPPNGKPHYPTHCLAGLQQEVDCDMECDTLLPLANGHLPVYHYSSGPDHHEQSCCPDDSTLQLLNSSQQHLGSQELGSDGIFYGEDKSEDDITYKPASFPLLSLEDEGIFTTPSSAATTPQSQDGTIQEVNILPNEASPEDEGTANTTDA, from the exons ATGTCTGGAAAGAGAGACTGGACTCCGTGGATGAAAAAGAGAAGGGCTCCAGTGTTGTGCGCTCTGGGTGCAGTTCTGCTGTGCTGCCTGCAGGGCGGCGCCTCTCTCTCCG ATGAAGTGCCTTTGTTCAGTGAAGAGCCCATGTCCGTGGTGCAGAAGCTGGGAGGCAGCGTGAATCTGCGCTGCAGCGCCCGACCCACCTCCGCTAACATCAGCTGGCGACTCAACGGCCTGGAGCTGCTGGACGGATATTTGGGTGTAGTGCTGGGGCCCAACAGCCTGTTCATCCCCACACTCTCCAACATGACGGTGGGCAGATACCAGTGTGTGGCCAGCACCGGCGCAGGATCCCTGGCCAGTGTGCCTGCTAACGTCACTGCTGCCA agctGCGGGACTTCGAGCCCGATGACCAGCAGGAGATTGAGGTCGACGAAGGCAACACGGCTGTTATTGAATGTCACCTCCCTGAAAGCCAGCCCAAGGCGCAGGTCCGCTACAGTGTCAAGCAGGAGTGGCTGGAAACATCCAAAG ggAACTACCTCATCATGCCGTCAGGGAACCTGCAGATAGCCAACGCCACGCACGACGACGAGGGGCCGTACAAGTGTGCTGCCTACAACCCCATCACTCAGGAGGTCAAAACATCCTCCTCTGCTGGCCGCCTGCGTATACGCC GCTCCACCTCCGAAGCAGCTCGCATCATTTACCCACCGGCGTCTCGCTCCATCATGGTGACCAAAGGCCAGCGGCTGGTGTTGGAGTGCGTGGCCAGTGGCATCCCCACTCCGCAGGTCATATGGGCAAAAGATGGGCAGGAGCTGCATTCCCATAACAACACGCGCTTCCTGCTCAGCAACCTGCTGATCGACGCGGTGGGCGAGTCAGATTCGGGCACTTACATCTGCAGAGCGGACAACGGCATCGGCTCGGCTAGCTCTGCAACGGTGCTTTATGACGTACAAGTGTTCG AGCCTCCTCGGGTGACGGTGGAGCTGCAGGGACAGCAGGAGGTGGTGTACGGGGAGACTGTGCGCATCACCTGCCAGGCCCGCGGTAAACCCACTCCCTCAGTGATGTGGCTTCACAACGCCCGGCCCCTCGCACCGTCTCCTCGCCACCGCCTGACCTCCCAGTTCCTGCGTGTCTCCAAAGTGGGCCCTCAGGACGACGGACTGTACCAATGCATGGCTGAGAACGGGGTGGGCAGCTCACAGGCCTCCACTCGCCTCATCACAGTATCAACCG GGATTTCATCCAGGGGGAAGCTGCCTGCAATCTATCGGCCGCTCAGCCCAGACAAGGTGCTGAGGGAGCAGCCGCCTGTGAGGTCCGGGGCCGCGGGTGCCATGTTGCCTCTTGACTGCTCTGAGCTGCCGGGACAGATACTGCCTGCAGACGCCCCCATCATCCTCAGCCAGCCACGCACGGGCAAAGCTGACTACTATGAACTCACCTGGAGGCCGCGGCATGAGCGAGGAGTCCCTGTGCTGGAGTATATGGTCAAATACAGAAAG GTGGGAGACCCTCTTGCAGACTGGACCTGCAGCAGTATCTCAGGCGCCCTCCACAAGCTGACTCTGGCCAAGCTGCAGCCAGACAGCCTCTATGAGGTTGAGATGGCTGCCAAGAACTGTGCAGGTTTGGGACAACCTGCTATGATGACCTTCAGAACTGGCAAAG GTCGCAGAGGTCTTGGGCAAATCGACCCACCGAAAACTCCCGCTGTTCCTTCACCAAGCCTCTCCC CTCCCGAAGCCCCTGACAAGCCCACAGTCTCCACGGCAACGGAGACGTCTGCGTACGTGACTTGGATTCCTCGCGGTAACCGTGGTTTCCCCATCCAGTCGTTTCGGGTGGAGTACAAGAAGGTGAAGAAGGCAGGAGAGGATTGGGTGACGGCGGTGGAAAACATACCCCCCTCGCGGCTCTCTGTGGAGATCACAGGCCTGGAGAAAG GAACGTCCTACAAGTTTCGCGTTGTGGCGGTGAATGTAATCGGTTCCAGTCCTCCCAGTGCCCCTTCGAAGGCCTACACAGTGGTGGGCGGGAGGACCCATGAACGGCCTGTTGATGGACCCTACATCACCTACAATGAAGCCATCAACGAGACGACCATCATTCTCAAATGGACG TACACTCCCGTAAACAACACGCCCATCTACGGTTTCTACATCTACTACCGGCCGACAGACAGCGATAACGACAGCGACTATAAGAAGGACGTGGTGGAGGGAGACAGATACTGGCACTCCATCACTGACCTCCAGCCGGAGACCGCCTACGACATCAAGATGCAGAGCTTCAACgagaagggagagagtgagTTTGGCAACGTGGTGATCCTTGAAACGAAAG CTCGTCCTAATTACCAGCGACCTTCTCCATCGCAGCCCCCGGATGAGCCGATGGGACAGCCCAGCGGGCTCGTGCCTCGGCCCGGCGACCTCCCCTACCTCATCGTTGGTATTGCCCTGGGATCCTTTGTCTTCATCATTGTTGCCTTCATCCCCTTCTGCCTTTGGAGGGCTTGGGCCAAGCAGA AGCAAACGTCCGACTTGTGTTTTCCCGCCGTGGCCGTCCCTGTGTCGTCGTGCCAGTACACCATGGTTCCCCTCCAGGGTCTTACCCTGGTTGGCCGCTGCCCACTGGACAGCCACATGACGGTGCCACACGGCATCTACCCTGTGAATGGAGAATGCCCCCCGAACGGCAAACCTCACTACCCCACACACTGCCTGGCAGGGCTGCAGCAG GAGGTGGACTGTGATATGGAGTGTGACACGTTGTTGCCACTGGCAAACGGACATCTGCCCGTTTACCACTACTCCAG TGGTCCAGATCATCATGAACAGAGTTGCTGTCCTGATGACTCCACTCTTCAGCTCCTCAACTCTTCCCAGCAGCACCTCGGTTCACAGGAGCTGGGAAGTGATGGCATCTTCTATGGTGAAGATAAATCTGAGGATGACATCACTTACA aGCCGGcgtcctttcctcttctctctctcgaaGACGAAGGGATTTTCACCACGCCGTCTTCAGCGGCCACAACACCACAATCCCAAGATGGAACAATACAGGAAGTGAACATCCTCCCAAATGAAGCGTCCCCTGAGGACGAGGGGACCGCCAACACAACGGACGCATAA
- the boc gene encoding brother of CDO isoform X2 encodes MSGKRDWTPWMKKRRAPVLCALGAVLLCCLQGGASLSDEVPLFSEEPMSVVQKLGGSVNLRCSARPTSANISWRLNGLELLDGYLGVVLGPNSLFIPTLSNMTVGRYQCVASTGAGSLASVPANVTAAKLRDFEPDDQQEIEVDEGNTAVIECHLPESQPKAQVRYSVKQEWLETSKGNYLIMPSGNLQIANATHDDEGPYKCAAYNPITQEVKTSSSAGRLRIRRSTSEAARIIYPPASRSIMVTKGQRLVLECVASGIPTPQVIWAKDGQELHSHNNTRFLLSNLLIDAVGESDSGTYICRADNGIGSASSATVLYDVQVFEPPRVTVELQGQQEVVYGETVRITCQARGKPTPSVMWLHNARPLAPSPRHRLTSQFLRVSKVGPQDDGLYQCMAENGVGSSQASTRLITVSTGISSRGKLPAIYRPLSPDKVLREQPPVRSGAAGAMLPLDCSELPGQILPADAPIILSQPRTGKADYYELTWRPRHERGVPVLEYMVKYRKVGDPLADWTCSSISGALHKLTLAKLQPDSLYEVEMAAKNCAGLGQPAMMTFRTGKGRRGLGQIDPPKTPAVPSPSLSPPEAPDKPTVSTATETSAYVTWIPRGNRGFPIQSFRVEYKKVKKAGEDWVTAVENIPPSRLSVEITGLEKGTSYKFRVVAVNVIGSSPPSAPSKAYTVVGGRTHERPVDGPYITYNEAINETTIILKWTYTPVNNTPIYGFYIYYRPTDSDNDSDYKKDVVEGDRYWHSITDLQPETAYDIKMQSFNEKGESEFGNVVILETKDLYSSARPNYQRPSPSQPPDEPMGQPSGLVPRPGDLPYLIVGIALGSFVFIIVAFIPFCLWRAWAKQKQTSDLCFPAVAVPVSSCQYTMVPLQGLTLVGRCPLDSHMTVPHGIYPVNGECPPNGKPHYPTHCLAGLQQEVDCDMECDTLLPLANGHLPVYHYSSGPDHHEQSCCPDDSTLQLLNSSQQHLGSQELGSDGIFYGEDKSEDDITYKPASFPLLSLEDEGIFTTPSSAATTPQSQDGTIQEVNILPNEASPEDEGTANTTDA; translated from the exons ATGTCTGGAAAGAGAGACTGGACTCCGTGGATGAAAAAGAGAAGGGCTCCAGTGTTGTGCGCTCTGGGTGCAGTTCTGCTGTGCTGCCTGCAGGGCGGCGCCTCTCTCTCCG ATGAAGTGCCTTTGTTCAGTGAAGAGCCCATGTCCGTGGTGCAGAAGCTGGGAGGCAGCGTGAATCTGCGCTGCAGCGCCCGACCCACCTCCGCTAACATCAGCTGGCGACTCAACGGCCTGGAGCTGCTGGACGGATATTTGGGTGTAGTGCTGGGGCCCAACAGCCTGTTCATCCCCACACTCTCCAACATGACGGTGGGCAGATACCAGTGTGTGGCCAGCACCGGCGCAGGATCCCTGGCCAGTGTGCCTGCTAACGTCACTGCTGCCA agctGCGGGACTTCGAGCCCGATGACCAGCAGGAGATTGAGGTCGACGAAGGCAACACGGCTGTTATTGAATGTCACCTCCCTGAAAGCCAGCCCAAGGCGCAGGTCCGCTACAGTGTCAAGCAGGAGTGGCTGGAAACATCCAAAG ggAACTACCTCATCATGCCGTCAGGGAACCTGCAGATAGCCAACGCCACGCACGACGACGAGGGGCCGTACAAGTGTGCTGCCTACAACCCCATCACTCAGGAGGTCAAAACATCCTCCTCTGCTGGCCGCCTGCGTATACGCC GCTCCACCTCCGAAGCAGCTCGCATCATTTACCCACCGGCGTCTCGCTCCATCATGGTGACCAAAGGCCAGCGGCTGGTGTTGGAGTGCGTGGCCAGTGGCATCCCCACTCCGCAGGTCATATGGGCAAAAGATGGGCAGGAGCTGCATTCCCATAACAACACGCGCTTCCTGCTCAGCAACCTGCTGATCGACGCGGTGGGCGAGTCAGATTCGGGCACTTACATCTGCAGAGCGGACAACGGCATCGGCTCGGCTAGCTCTGCAACGGTGCTTTATGACGTACAAGTGTTCG AGCCTCCTCGGGTGACGGTGGAGCTGCAGGGACAGCAGGAGGTGGTGTACGGGGAGACTGTGCGCATCACCTGCCAGGCCCGCGGTAAACCCACTCCCTCAGTGATGTGGCTTCACAACGCCCGGCCCCTCGCACCGTCTCCTCGCCACCGCCTGACCTCCCAGTTCCTGCGTGTCTCCAAAGTGGGCCCTCAGGACGACGGACTGTACCAATGCATGGCTGAGAACGGGGTGGGCAGCTCACAGGCCTCCACTCGCCTCATCACAGTATCAACCG GGATTTCATCCAGGGGGAAGCTGCCTGCAATCTATCGGCCGCTCAGCCCAGACAAGGTGCTGAGGGAGCAGCCGCCTGTGAGGTCCGGGGCCGCGGGTGCCATGTTGCCTCTTGACTGCTCTGAGCTGCCGGGACAGATACTGCCTGCAGACGCCCCCATCATCCTCAGCCAGCCACGCACGGGCAAAGCTGACTACTATGAACTCACCTGGAGGCCGCGGCATGAGCGAGGAGTCCCTGTGCTGGAGTATATGGTCAAATACAGAAAG GTGGGAGACCCTCTTGCAGACTGGACCTGCAGCAGTATCTCAGGCGCCCTCCACAAGCTGACTCTGGCCAAGCTGCAGCCAGACAGCCTCTATGAGGTTGAGATGGCTGCCAAGAACTGTGCAGGTTTGGGACAACCTGCTATGATGACCTTCAGAACTGGCAAAG GTCGCAGAGGTCTTGGGCAAATCGACCCACCGAAAACTCCCGCTGTTCCTTCACCAAGCCTCTCCC CTCCCGAAGCCCCTGACAAGCCCACAGTCTCCACGGCAACGGAGACGTCTGCGTACGTGACTTGGATTCCTCGCGGTAACCGTGGTTTCCCCATCCAGTCGTTTCGGGTGGAGTACAAGAAGGTGAAGAAGGCAGGAGAGGATTGGGTGACGGCGGTGGAAAACATACCCCCCTCGCGGCTCTCTGTGGAGATCACAGGCCTGGAGAAAG GAACGTCCTACAAGTTTCGCGTTGTGGCGGTGAATGTAATCGGTTCCAGTCCTCCCAGTGCCCCTTCGAAGGCCTACACAGTGGTGGGCGGGAGGACCCATGAACGGCCTGTTGATGGACCCTACATCACCTACAATGAAGCCATCAACGAGACGACCATCATTCTCAAATGGACG TACACTCCCGTAAACAACACGCCCATCTACGGTTTCTACATCTACTACCGGCCGACAGACAGCGATAACGACAGCGACTATAAGAAGGACGTGGTGGAGGGAGACAGATACTGGCACTCCATCACTGACCTCCAGCCGGAGACCGCCTACGACATCAAGATGCAGAGCTTCAACgagaagggagagagtgagTTTGGCAACGTGGTGATCCTTGAAACGAAAG ATCTTTACTCCTCAGCTCGTCCTAATTACCAGCGACCTTCTCCATCGCAGCCCCCGGATGAGCCGATGGGACAGCCCAGCGGGCTCGTGCCTCGGCCCGGCGACCTCCCCTACCTCATCGTTGGTATTGCCCTGGGATCCTTTGTCTTCATCATTGTTGCCTTCATCCCCTTCTGCCTTTGGAGGGCTTGGGCCAAGCAGA AGCAAACGTCCGACTTGTGTTTTCCCGCCGTGGCCGTCCCTGTGTCGTCGTGCCAGTACACCATGGTTCCCCTCCAGGGTCTTACCCTGGTTGGCCGCTGCCCACTGGACAGCCACATGACGGTGCCACACGGCATCTACCCTGTGAATGGAGAATGCCCCCCGAACGGCAAACCTCACTACCCCACACACTGCCTGGCAGGGCTGCAGCAG GAGGTGGACTGTGATATGGAGTGTGACACGTTGTTGCCACTGGCAAACGGACATCTGCCCGTTTACCACTACTCCAG TGGTCCAGATCATCATGAACAGAGTTGCTGTCCTGATGACTCCACTCTTCAGCTCCTCAACTCTTCCCAGCAGCACCTCGGTTCACAGGAGCTGGGAAGTGATGGCATCTTCTATGGTGAAGATAAATCTGAGGATGACATCACTTACA aGCCGGcgtcctttcctcttctctctctcgaaGACGAAGGGATTTTCACCACGCCGTCTTCAGCGGCCACAACACCACAATCCCAAGATGGAACAATACAGGAAGTGAACATCCTCCCAAATGAAGCGTCCCCTGAGGACGAGGGGACCGCCAACACAACGGACGCATAA